The following coding sequences lie in one Listeria ivanovii subsp. londoniensis genomic window:
- the gatA gene encoding Asp-tRNA(Asn)/Glu-tRNA(Gln) amidotransferase subunit GatA, whose amino-acid sequence MGLFDFSVKELHDKLVKKEITPFDLVTESFNRIEAVEDKVGSFITLNKETALGVAEELGDAGIDSNNMLAGLPIGIKDNIVTKNLRTTAASKILENFDPIYDATVVSKLKNAQTINIGKLNMDEFAMGSSTETSYFHKTHNPWDLSRVPGGSSGGSASAVAAGEVLFSLGSDTGGSIRQPAAFCGVVGMKPTYGRVSRFGLIAFASSLDQIGPITKNVEDNAYLLEAISGLDANDSTSINQPVERFSDSLTGDIKGLRIGVPKEYLGEGVDPGVKQAVLDALKTLEKLGATWDEVSLPHSEYGVASYYILASSEASSNLSRFDGVRYGYRSPNATTLEELYKKTRSEGFGDEVKRRIMLGTYALSSGYYDAYYKKAQQARTLIKQDFVNVFENYDVIIGPSSPTTAFKIDGMINDPITMYSNDILTVPINLSGVPAISVPCGFSDGLPVGLQIIGNYFEESLLYKVAHAFEQATTFHKEKPNL is encoded by the coding sequence TTGGGCTTATTTGATTTTTCAGTAAAAGAATTACACGATAAATTAGTAAAAAAAGAAATCACACCGTTTGATTTAGTAACAGAATCATTTAACCGAATCGAAGCCGTAGAGGATAAAGTCGGTTCATTTATCACTTTAAATAAAGAAACAGCACTTGGTGTAGCGGAAGAGCTTGGCGATGCGGGAATTGATTCAAACAACATGCTTGCCGGTCTGCCAATTGGTATTAAAGACAATATCGTGACAAAAAATTTGCGGACAACAGCGGCAAGTAAAATTTTAGAAAACTTTGATCCAATTTATGATGCAACCGTTGTGTCTAAATTAAAAAATGCACAAACAATCAATATTGGGAAATTAAACATGGACGAGTTTGCGATGGGATCATCTACAGAAACTTCTTACTTCCATAAAACACATAACCCATGGGATTTATCACGTGTTCCTGGTGGATCTTCTGGTGGTAGTGCTTCGGCAGTTGCAGCTGGGGAAGTATTATTTTCACTCGGTAGTGATACTGGTGGATCAATTCGCCAACCAGCAGCTTTTTGTGGGGTAGTCGGCATGAAACCTACATATGGCCGTGTTTCTCGTTTTGGCTTAATCGCGTTCGCTTCGTCATTAGATCAAATCGGACCTATCACGAAAAATGTAGAGGACAATGCATACTTACTTGAAGCGATTTCTGGTTTGGATGCGAATGATTCTACTTCCATTAACCAACCAGTAGAGCGCTTTTCTGATAGCTTAACTGGTGATATTAAAGGACTTCGTATTGGGGTACCTAAAGAATATCTAGGCGAGGGTGTAGATCCTGGTGTGAAACAAGCAGTATTAGACGCACTTAAAACATTAGAAAAACTTGGTGCTACTTGGGATGAAGTTTCTTTACCTCATTCTGAATACGGCGTGGCAAGTTATTATATTTTAGCATCCAGTGAAGCTTCTTCTAACTTGTCTCGCTTTGACGGTGTTCGTTATGGTTACCGTTCGCCAAATGCTACTACGCTGGAAGAACTATATAAGAAAACTCGTTCGGAAGGTTTTGGCGATGAAGTAAAACGTCGGATTATGCTTGGAACATACGCACTAAGTTCAGGTTATTATGATGCTTACTACAAAAAAGCCCAACAAGCTCGTACGTTAATCAAGCAAGATTTTGTGAATGTATTTGAAAACTATGATGTTATTATTGGACCAAGTTCTCCAACAACGGCATTTAAAATTGACGGAATGATTAATGATCCAATTACGATGTATTCGAATGACATTTTGACGGTTCCGATTAACTTATCAGGTGTACCAGCAATTTCTGTTCCTTGTGGATTCTCAGACGGTTTACCAGTTGGTTTACAAATTATCGGTAATTATTTTGAAGAATCGTTACTGTACAAAGTCGCTCATGCATTTGAACAAGCGACCACATTCCATAAAGAAAAACCAAACTTATAG